The Polycladomyces subterraneus genome has a segment encoding these proteins:
- a CDS encoding SDR family NAD(P)-dependent oxidoreductase, whose product MTYSLEGKVALVTGASRGLGRADALALARAGADVVITDILLESENNEEVAEKYGPISQVMQSTGVVYAEKTAEEIRKMGRRSMAIRMDVTNREQVAEVFRLVKEEMGGIHILVNNAGTLDHVSQIEDQNDAFWERDLKVNLTGAYNTTKAVWPIMKEQKWGRIINMASVAGTLGGFGQASYSATKAGILGFTKSMALEGARYNITVNAIVPGIINTEAFQMINPKMKERMIQRTAFKRPGEPEDIANAICFLASDHARYITGIELNVSGGIELFTF is encoded by the coding sequence ATGACGTATTCTTTGGAGGGGAAAGTGGCGTTGGTTACGGGTGCCTCCCGGGGACTGGGTCGTGCGGATGCGCTCGCCCTGGCCCGTGCAGGCGCCGACGTGGTAATTACGGATATCCTTCTGGAAAGCGAAAATAACGAAGAAGTCGCCGAAAAATACGGGCCGATCAGCCAGGTGATGCAATCCACCGGGGTAGTGTATGCCGAAAAAACCGCCGAAGAGATCCGCAAAATGGGTCGGCGTTCCATGGCCATTCGCATGGATGTGACCAACCGGGAGCAAGTAGCGGAAGTGTTTCGTCTCGTAAAAGAGGAGATGGGAGGGATCCACATCCTCGTCAATAACGCAGGGACGCTGGATCACGTCTCCCAGATCGAAGACCAGAATGATGCCTTCTGGGAAAGGGACCTGAAGGTGAATCTAACCGGTGCCTACAACACCACTAAGGCTGTCTGGCCGATCATGAAGGAGCAAAAGTGGGGGCGCATCATCAACATGGCTTCCGTGGCCGGCACACTGGGTGGTTTTGGCCAGGCGAGCTACTCCGCTACCAAGGCAGGCATTTTGGGTTTCACCAAGAGCATGGCCTTGGAAGGGGCGCGGTATAACATCACGGTGAATGCCATCGTTCCAGGGATTATCAACACCGAAGCCTTTCAGATGATCAATCCCAAGATGAAGGAGCGAATGATCCAGCGCACCGCTTTCAAACGGCCGGGGGAACCGGAGGATATTGCGAATGCCATTTGTTTCCTGGCCTCGGATCACGCTCGCTACATCACTGGGATCGAACTGAACGTCTCCGGCGGAATCGAACTGTTCACTTTTTAG
- a CDS encoding thiolase family protein → MKQDKDAVILDAVRTPMGRKKGMLSRTRPDEMAAHVLSGIVERNGIDPGAVEDVKMGCVTQIGEQGYNIGRLAALIAGFPVEVCGVSSNRMCGSSLETLNQAAHEVMAGMGDLFIAAGVESMSRVPMGSDGGNFSEKLTDRYMIIPQGFSAEMIASRWALSREELDAFSYESHQKALKARREGRFDNEILPIEVEDENGNLRLMEMDETPREDTDLQKMATLQPSFQTDGVVTPGNSSQISDGAAAVLIASRKKAKELGIRPRARIVATATAGVDPTIMLTGVIPATEKVLKKAGLRLEDIDLFEVNEAFASVVLAWQRETGAPWEKVNVNGGAIALGHPLGASGARITATLVNEMERRKSRFGLITMCIGFGMAIATILEREE, encoded by the coding sequence ATGAAGCAGGACAAGGACGCCGTGATCCTGGATGCCGTCCGGACGCCGATGGGACGAAAAAAGGGAATGCTGAGCCGGACACGGCCTGATGAGATGGCGGCGCACGTATTGTCCGGCATCGTCGAACGAAACGGAATCGACCCGGGGGCGGTGGAGGATGTCAAAATGGGCTGTGTCACCCAGATTGGCGAACAGGGTTACAACATCGGCCGCCTCGCCGCTCTGATCGCCGGGTTTCCGGTGGAGGTGTGTGGCGTCAGTTCCAATCGGATGTGCGGTTCCAGTCTGGAGACATTGAATCAGGCCGCACACGAAGTAATGGCGGGGATGGGGGACCTGTTCATCGCTGCCGGGGTGGAAAGCATGAGCCGTGTTCCCATGGGGAGCGACGGAGGCAACTTCAGCGAAAAACTGACTGACCGGTATATGATCATTCCTCAGGGGTTTTCCGCAGAGATGATCGCCTCCCGTTGGGCTTTGTCCCGGGAGGAACTGGATGCGTTTTCCTATGAAAGTCACCAAAAAGCACTAAAGGCCAGACGGGAAGGGCGGTTTGACAACGAAATCCTGCCCATCGAGGTGGAGGATGAGAACGGAAACTTGCGACTGATGGAGATGGACGAGACTCCCCGGGAGGATACTGATCTGCAAAAGATGGCCACCTTGCAACCTTCATTTCAGACTGACGGTGTTGTCACCCCGGGTAACTCCAGCCAGATCTCTGACGGCGCAGCCGCGGTTCTCATCGCCTCCCGCAAAAAGGCGAAGGAGCTGGGCATCCGCCCCCGTGCCCGTATTGTAGCCACCGCCACTGCGGGCGTGGACCCGACGATCATGCTGACCGGTGTGATCCCAGCGACGGAGAAAGTGTTGAAAAAAGCGGGATTGCGGTTGGAGGACATCGATCTCTTCGAAGTGAATGAAGCTTTCGCCTCTGTGGTGCTGGCCTGGCAACGCGAAACCGGTGCCCCTTGGGAAAAAGTTAATGTCAACGGCGGGGCAATCGCCCTGGGCCACCCCCTGGGGGCCAGCGGAGCCCGGATCACGGCCACGTTGGTCAATGAAATGGAGCGACGGAAATCCCGTTTCGGCCTGATTACCATGTGCATCGGCTTTGGGATGGCCATCGCCACCATCCTGGAGCGGGAGGAGTGA